ATCGCTTCGGCCCAGGCCGGGTCCGCGCCCAGAGGGAGCCCCAGAATTCCGAGCAGCGTGAGTCGGAATGCGAGATGAGCCACGCTGAAATCCCTACGGATATGGGCGGAGTTTAAGGATCCCGATCCGGAGTGCCGACGCAGAGGGTCACCAGGTCGGCCGCACTCCCCAACAGAGCAACGGGCACGGGCAGAGCCGACTGCAGCTGCTCCAGGGTCATGTCATCCAGGAACACCGGCTCCCCCTGCCGCAGCATCACCGCCGGCAGCAGCAGGGCCTCACCGAGATCCTGGCCGCGCAGACCGTGCAGCAGGTCGGAACCGGTGAGCAGCCCCGTCACCACATGCTCCTGGCCCCAGTAGGGACTGGGCAGGCCGTGGAGCACCAGCTCGAGGCCCTCCACGGCATTGAGGCGCTCCACCACCGGCTCCAGCGCTTCCGCCACCAGCCTGCCCACCACCCAGCTGCGGCGGCGGGGTGGGTCCAGCCGCTCCGGCAGGGAGGTGGTGGCCCGGTCCAGCTCTTCGAGGAAGGCCCGGATGCTGCCCACGCCGTTCTCCTGCTGGGGGAGGTCTTCGTACTGGCCCCGCGGAGGCAGAGGCAGCCCTGCCACCAGATACCACTCATCGGACAGCCAGGCGAAGCGGCTGCCCAGATCAGCCCTGAAGCGCTCCTGCAGGGCCTCCACCTGGGCCACGACGCGGCGGGCACAGGCCCGGTCCACCGGCCGGAGGGCATCGCCATCGGGCCGGAAGCGGGTGAGCCCCACCGGCACCACCGCAGCGGAGAGCACAGCCGGCCACGGGCCGCCGCCGAAGCCGGCCAGGTCGGTGAGGGTGCGCTCCAGGGCGGCCCCGTCGTTGAGGCCCGGACACACCACCACCTGGGCGTGGATCTGCAGATCGCGGGCATCGAACCAGCGCAGCTGCTCCAGGAGCTGGCCGGCCCGTGGATTCACTAGCAGCCGGCTGCGCAGCTCCGGATCGGTGGCATGCACCGACACGAAGAGCGGCGAGAGGCGCTGCTCCTCGATCCGTTGCCAGTCGGCGGCGGTGAGGTTGGTGAGGGTGAGGTAGGAGCCGTAGAGAAAGCTCAGGCGGTAGTCGTCGTCCTTGAGGTAGAGACTGCGGCGCCGGCCCGGCGGCTGCTGGTCGATGAAGCAGAAGGGGCAGGCGTTGTTGCACTGGCGCAGACCATCGAACAGCGCCTCGGTGAAGGCCAGCCCCAGGCCCTCATCCAGGTCTTTCTCCAGCTCCACGGTGTGGAGCGCACCGCCGGAATCCTCCACCTCCAGCACCAGGTCCTCTTCCCCCACCAGAAACTGGAGGTCGATCAGGTCGCGGGGGCGGCGGCCATTGATGCTCAGCAGCCGGTCACCCGGCTCGAAGCCCAGCTCGGCCCCGATGGATCCCGGCTCCACGCTGGCCACCACCGCCGGCTGGGGCAGGCGCAGGGGCTGGCCATCAGGAGCGGCGAGGGCGATGCCGGCGGATGGTTCCTTCCACATGGCTGCCGGGGATCAGGGTGCCGCTGTCACGGAACCACTGTGGCGCGCAGCCAACCGAGGATGGCCATACCGAAGATCAGCCGGTAGGCCACGAACACCCAGGTGCTGTGGCGCTGCAGGTAGCGGAGCAGCCAGGCGATCGCGGCCCAGGAGACCACGGCCGCCGAAGCGATGCCCACCAGCATCGGGATCACGCCGCCGCCCGAGGGTGCCGCCAGGGCATCCTTGAGCTGGGCCACGCCCGCCAGGGTGATGGCCGGGATGCCGAGCAGGAAGGAGAAGCGGGCGGCATCGGCCCGCTCCCAGCCGTCGAAGAGGGCGGCGGTGAGCGTGCTGCCCGATCGCGACACCCCGGGCACCAGGGCCAGCATCTGGGCCAGCCCCACCACCACGCCGTCCCAGGGGCGGACGGCGGGCAATTCCCGCCGCCGATGGCCCAGCACCTCGGCCAGGGCCAGCAGCAGCGCCATCACCATGGACACGATGGCGATGGCCGTGAGGCTGCGCAGCGGCGAGTTGTCGTAGTCCGGCACCCAGAGCTTGATCGCCAGACCCGCCACCACGATCGGCACCGTGCCGAGGGCGATCGCCACCCCCAGCCGGGCGGCGGGATCGCTCCAGCGGCCATGGCGGCAGGCCCGCGCCACCCCCCGGAACACGCTGGCCAGGTCGCGGCGGAAGTAGGCCACCACCGCGGCGATGCTGCCCAGCTGGATCACCGCGGTGACGGCCACGCCGGGATCCCCCCAGCCCAGCAGCACCGGCACCACCTTGAGGTGCGCCGTGCTGCTGATCGGCAGGAATTCGGTGAGACCCTGCACCACCCCCAGGATCAGGGCCCGCCAGCAGGCTTCCCAGAGGCCGGGATCGCCGATCACACCAGCGGACTGCATCAGCGAGACCACGTCATGGGGAGACCCTATGGCCAGGCGGCCACCATCCACCCCTTAAGGTTGGACAACTTTCTTCACAACCCAGGTGATCGGGGCCCGACCCAGCGCACTGCTTGCACCTCCGCCCCCCCTGGTTCAGGCTGCGCGCCCTGCGGCGGCACCGATCCGGCCCGTGGCTCCTCCCCTGGGGGCCCAGCCGAGGGTCCTGGTGGTGAGCAGCGCCCTGCTGGTCACCCTTCCGGTGTTCCTGCAGGCCCCCTGGGTGCGCCTGTCTCCGGCCAGCGCCACCGTGTTCACGGCCGTTCTGGTGGCGGTGGGGGTGGTGCTCGCCGACAGCCCGGAGCCCCAACGCCAGCGGCTCGGGAGCCTGCTGGTGGGGTTCGCCGGCAGCTGGCTGGCCGGCTCGCTGTTCTGGGGCTGGGCCCGTCTGCATCCCCTCTGGCACCTGCCGATCGAGGCCTTTGCCCTGCCGCTGGCCCTGGCCGGTCTCGGGGGACGCTGGCGGCTGGGCTGCGGCTTCTACCTGGGATCCCTGCTCGGCACCGCCGCCACCGACGCCGCCATCGCCGCCACCGGGCTGATGCCCTTCTGGCCCCAGGCCCTGGCCGCGGCCCCGGGCCAGGCCGGCCGGATCCTGCAGGGGGCCGGTCTGCGGGTGCTTGAACCCTCCAGCCTTCTGGTGGTGGCCGGCGCCGCGGCGCTGCTGCTGCTGCTGAGCCGCTGGCTCTGGCAACGGGGCGAGGTGGGCCGCGTGGCCAGTGCGGCGCTCTCCACCACCCTGGCGGTGGATGGGATCTTCCTGCTGGCTGCCCTGCTCGCGCCGCGCCTGAGCGGCCTGATCTGAAGATCTGCAAAAGCCTGCTGGGCCGAGAGGGCTGGAGCAGATCCGCTTCTGTAGCGTTGGCGGTCGGTGGCCCGGCCACCGCTGTTTCCTGTCCTTCTCCGGAGTGTGCTCGTGATGAAACGGCTGGTTGCCTGGCTGATGAACGGTCTTGTGCTGGCCGGCCTCCTGGCCACCCTCCTGCTGCCCCCGGCGGCGTCGGCGGAGCAGCTGCGCAACCTGGCCGACGACAAGATCGCCGAGCGGGGCGACAAGGTGGATCTCAACAACAGCTCCGTGCGCCGTTTCCAGAGCTACCCGGGGATGTACCCCACCCTGGCCGGCAAGATCGTGCTCGGTGGTCCCTACGAGAACGTGGACGACGTTCTCAACCTGGACCTGACGGATCGCCAGAAGGAACTGTTCAACAAGTACAAGGACAACTTCACCGTCACCCCTCCGGCCATCGCCCTCAACGAGGGCTTCGACCGCATCAATGACGGCCAGTACCGCTGAGCCCCCTCCCTAAGCTTCCAGCACCGTTGAAAGCCGTCGGGGCCTTCCGGCGGCTTTTTTCATGCCGGCAGGATCCGGAAGCCCGCTGCAGCGATGGCGCACTCTGACTGGGATGTGGTGGTGGTCGGCGGCGGTGCCGCCGGGCTCATGGCCTGCCTGGAGCTGCCGGCCCAGCTGAAGGTGCTGCTGCTGAACAAGGAGCGAACCCCCCGGTCCGCCAGCCGCTGGGCCCAGGGCGGCATCGCCGCGGTGACCCATCCCGACGACAGCTTCGCCAGCCATCGCGATGACACCCTGGCGGCGGGAGATGGCCTCTGCGATCGCCCGGCGGTGGACCTTCTGGTGCATGAGGCGCCCCGGTGCGTGGAGCGCCTGCTGGAGCTCGGCATGGCCTTCGACAGAAGCGGCCAGAGCCTCAGCACCACCCTGGAGGCGGCCCACAGCCACCGGCGGGTGCTGCACGCCCAGGACCGCACCGGGGGAGCCCTGGTGGATGCGCTCGAGCGGGAGGTGCGCTGCCGCCCCGGCCTGGAGCAGCGCCAGGGCGTGGTGGCCCTGCAGCTGTGGGTGGAAGCGGGACGCTGCCGCGGCCTGCAGGTGCTGGAGCAGGGATGCATCCACTGGCTGGCGGCCCGGGCGGTGGTGCTGGCCACTGGAGGAGGCGGGCACCTGTTCGCCCACACCACCAACCCGGTGCAGTCGAGCGGCGACGGTCTGGCGATGGCCTGGCAGGCCGGCGCCCAGGTGCGCGACCTGGAATTCGTTCAGTTCCATCCCACTGCCCTGATGCTCCCCGGAGCCCCCCACTTCCTGATTTCGGAGGCGGTGCGCGGGGAGGGGGCCCGGCTGATCGATGCGCACGGCACCAGCCCGGTGGCGGAGCTGGCCGGCGGCGATCTGGCCCCCCGGGACCAGGTGAGCCGGGCCCTGGCCCGCAGGATGCAGGAGCAGGGGGTGGACCACCTGTGGCTGGATCTGCGCCCGATCGGGGCCGAGCACCTCCAGCGCCAGTTCCCCACCATCCTGGGCCGTTGCCGCGAACTCGGCCTCGAGCCCACGGCCGCCCCTCTGCCGGTGGCTCCCGCCGCCCACTACTGGATGGGCGGGGTCCGCACCGACCTGAAGGCCGGCACCACGGTGCCGGGCCTCTACGCGGTGGGGGAGCTGGCCTGCACAGGCGTGCATGGCGCCAACCGGCTGGCCAGCAACTCCCTGATGGAGTGCCTGGTGTTCGCCAGGCAGCTGCGCCACATCCAGCTGGAGTCTGGCGCGCCACCGGGTTGCGACGGCCCCGGGTCGGGCTCGCCGCAGCCGGCCACGGCGGCCCAGGAGCCCATCCCTCCGGGCCCCACCACCCTGGAGCTGAAGGCCCGGATCCGAAACCTGCGCGAGCTCTGCTGGCAGGTGGCGGGCGTAGAGCGCCGGGGCCATGCGCTGGCGGCCGCGCTGCCGCAGCTGCGCCGGGAGCGCCGGGAGCTCGAAGCCGATCCCTGCTGGCAGGAGGTGAGCCACCTCCCGAAAGCGGGCCGGCTCAGCGTCAGGCCCGCCGCGCTGCCCGCCCTGCGGCTTCTTCAGGAGCTGCACCAGCGGCTGGTGCTGGCCGAGCTGCTGATCGAGGCGGCCCTGTTCCGCGTCGAAAGCCGGGGAGGGCATTTCCGCACCGATGCGCCGGCACACCAGCCGTTCTGGCAGGTGCACAGCTGCCAGACCCACGGGGCCGGCATCAGCACCGCGGCGGTGCTCCCGGCCGGCGCACGGGCCGGGAGTTAAGGGCCCTCAGGCTTGAATCCGCTCAGCTCGGCCAGGCGCTCGAGGGGCTTGACGCCGGAATCCAGCTTCCCGTTGATCTCCCAGGTGGGGAAGCCCTGGATGGCCTTGCTGTCGCAGAGCGCCTTCTGGCTGTTGCGGCCGTCGGGCGCACACTCGATCACCTTCAGCTTGTCGGTGGCTTCCTTGCCGAACAGCTCCTTCTGCTCATGGCAGTGGGGGCACCAGTAGGCGGAATACATCACGGCACCCGTGCGGGTGAGGTGCTCCGCCAGGGCCAGGGTCTGGGGCGTGCTCTCACTCACCACAGCCGGTGGGGTGCCGGGCCCGGTGACGAGGGCCGGCCGATCCACCGCCGTGGCCCAGCCGAGGCCCACCAGACCCACCACCAGGGCCACCAGGATGAGACGGAAGAGCAGCTGGCCCCGGTCCTGCCAGTCGCCGCCGATCAGGGTGAACACGAGCAGGGCCACGCTCAGCACGGCCGAGAGCACGCAGAAGAAGCAGAAGGCCTGGATCTTGAACACCATCACGCCCATCAGCAGCACGCTGAAGACCGCCATGCCGGTGCTGGTGAGCAGCATCCCCCACCAGCTCAGGGAACCGAGCCTGTCGCGCAGGTCGCCCTTCAGCACCAGAGGAAGCACGGCCATCAGCAGCATCGCCAGATAGGCCAGGCAGCCGAACAGCGACAGCGGCTGGCCGAACAGGCTGCCCCAGGCGCTGTTCAGCACCTTGTCGCAGCCTTCCGCCCCTCCGGGACAGACCAGGGGGCCCAGCATTCCCCAGCGTTTGAGCGTGATCGTGCCGGTGTCGATGACACCGATGGTGGCCAGCACCGACAGCACCACCCGCACCCAGCGCTGCCCGGGATCACCGCGACGGCGCGAGCTGCTGAGGCGTTCACTGAGACGGCTGGAGGTCACGGACAATGGAGTGGTGGGCTTTGGGGGGATTCTCGCAGCCGCGCCCGGCAGCCGCCCCATAGGGTGGTGGATCGGCCAGCCATCGCCCATGAGTTCCCCGCGCCAGAGCGGATCCCCGCGCAAGACGATCGCCTTTGCCCACCTCGGCTGCGAGAAGAACCGGGTGGACACCGAGCACATGCTCGGCCTGCTGGCGGAAGCCGGCTACGGCGTGAGCGCGGATGAAGGCGAGGCCAGCGTGGTGGTGGTGAACACCTGCAGCTTCATCCAGGACGCCCGCGAGGAATCGGTGCGGACCCTGGTGGAACTGGCGGAACAGGGCAAGGAACTGATCATCGCGGGCTGCCTGGCCCAGCATTTCCAGGAGGAGCTGCTCGAATCGCTGCCGGAGGCGAAGGCGATCGTGGGCACCGGCGACTACCAGCACATCGTGAGCGTGCTGGAGAAGGTGGAGGCCGGCGAGCGGGTGAACCAGGTGAGCGCCACCCCCACCTTCGTGGGCGACGAGCACCTGCCCCGCTACCGCACCACCTCCGAGGCCGTGGCCTATCTGAAGGTGGCCGAGGGCTGCGATTACCGCTGCGCCTTCTGCATCATTCCCAGGCTGCGCGGCGATCAGCGCTCACGGCCGATCGAGTCGATCGTGGCGGAGGCGCGGCAACTGGCCGCCCAGGGGGTGAAGGAACTGGTGCTGATCAGCCAGATCACCACCAACTACGGCCTCGACCTCTACGGCAAGCCCCAACTGGCGGAGCTGCTGCGGGCCCTGGCTGAGGTGGAGATCCCCTGGATCCGGGTGCACTACGCCTATCCCACCGGCCTCACCTCCGAGGTGCTGGCCGCCTACCGGGAGGTGCCGAACGTGGTGCCCTACCTGGATCTGCCGCTGCAGCACAGCCACCCGGACGTGCTGCGGGCCATGAACCGGCCCTGGCAGGCGAACGTGACCGGCGGACTGCTGCAGCGCATCCGCGAGCAGCTGCCCGATGCGGTGCTGCGCACCACCTTCATCGTGGGCTTTCCCGGTGAGACCGAGGAGCACTTCCAGCACCTGCTGGACTTCGTGGCCGAACAGCGCTTCGACCATGTGGGGGTGTTCACCTTCTCCCCCGAGGACGGCACGCCGGCGGCGGACCTGCCCGATGCGGTGGCCCCCGAGGTGGCCGCCTCCCGCAAGGACCGGCTGATGGCCCTGCAGCAACCGATCGCCGCCGCCCGCAATCAGGCCTGGGTGGGCAGGATCGTGGATGTGCTGATCGAGCAGGAGAACCCGGCCACCGGTGAGATGCTCGGCCGCTGCAGCCGATTCGCCCCGGAGGTGGATGGGGAGGTGCGGGTGAATCCCGGGCCCGGGGGCCTGTGCGCCGCCCCCGGCACGATGGTGCCGGTGCGGCTCACCGCCGCCGACACCTACGACCTGATCGGCGAGGTGGTGGGCGCCGGCGCCATGGTGCACGAGGCGCAGGCGGCCCGCTCGCTCAGATCAGCTTGACGCCGCGCAGCACCACGGAGGCCACGAAGGCGGCGACCAGACCGCCGCCGACCAGACCCAGGTAGATCGCTGCACCCATGGAGGGCCTCTGCTGCTGAAGGTGGCCCCATTACAGCAGAGGCCATGCCTCATCAGGCATCCCGGAGACCATCTGCCTAGGCTTTGGCCACTTCGGGATCAGAGGGTCCGACAGCTCTCCGCCAACCCGCTCTCCAGCTCCCTCCAGGACACCGCCCCAGGCTCCGGCCCTCTCCGCGGTCTCGTGTCGTCACGGTGCCGACCCCACCGGATGAGGTTGCTGGCAGGCACGTCCTGGTCCGGCCATGGGCCTTTCCTGCGTTCGTCCCGATCCCCGTATGCGCACCCTGCTGATCTATCCGGAATTCCCCAGGACGTTCTGGAGCTACGAGAAGATCCTCGAACTGGTGAACCGCAAGGTGCTCCTGCCGCCCCTGGGCATGGTCACCGTGGCGGCACTGCTGCCCCAGAGCTGGCCGATGAAGCTGGTGGACCGCAACGTGCGGGAGGTGACCGAGGCCGAGTGGGACTGGGCCGAGCTGGTGGTGATGTCGGGGATGATCGTGCAGAAGGCCGACATGGCCGCGCAGATCGCCAGGGCCAAGCAACGGGGCCTGCCGGTGGCCGTGGGTGGGCCCTTCGCCAGTTCCACGCCCGACGCTCCCGAACTGGATCTCGCCGACTTCAAGGTGCTCGACGAGGGGGAGATCACCCTGCCCCTGTTCATCGAGGCCCTGGAGCGCGGCGAACGGCAGGGCCGCTTCAACTCCGGCGGCGAGAAGCCGGACGTGACCGGCACGCCCATCCCCCGCTTCGACCTGCTGGAGATGGACGCCTATTCCGAGATGTCGGTGCAGTTCTCGCGGGGCTGCCCGTTCCAGTGCGAGTTCTGCGACATCATCGTGCTGTATGGGCGCAAACCCCGCACCAAGGAGCCCGACCAGCTGATCGCCGAATTGCAACGCCTCTACGACCTGGGCTGGCGCCGCTCGGTGTTCCTGGTGGATGACAACTTCATCGGCAACAAGCGCAACGTGAAGCGACTGCTGCCCGCCCTCAAGCAGTGGCAGATCGAGCACGGCTATCCCTTCAGTTTCGCCACCGAGGCCTCGGTGGATCTGGCGGCCGATGACGAACTGATGCAGATGATGGTGGAATGCCGCTTCGAGAGCGTGTTCCTCGGCATCGAAACGCCAGACGAAGCGAGCCTGGAGGTGGCCGGCAAGCGCCAGAACACCCGCAGCTCCCTGGAGGACTCGGTGAACCGCATCACCTCCTACGGGCTGCGGGTGATGGCCGGATTCATCATCGGCTTCGACGGCGAGAAGCAGGGCGCCGGCGACCGCATCGTGGAGTTCGTGACCCGCACCGGCATCCCCCACGCCATGATGGGCATGCTCCAGGCGCTGCCGAACACGGCCCTGTGGCATCGCCTCGAGCGGGAAGGACGGCTGATCCAGGATTCAGCCGCGGCCAAGGGTGTGAACCAGACCAACCTGCTCAACTTCGTGCCCACCCGCCCGATCCGGGACATCGCCAATGAGTACGTGGAGGCCTTCTCCAGGCTGTATGAACCGCATGCCTACATCGACCGGGTCTACAACTACTTCCTGAAACTGCCTCCTCAGAAGTACAAGGAGTTTCTGGTTGAGCAGAAGCCCGAGAAGGGAGGCATCAATGAAGGGGTGAACTGGGTGGATCTCCGCGCCCTGGCCATCATCGTGTGGCGCCAGGGATTCCGCCGCAGCACCCGCTGGCGCTTCTGGAGGGCCCTGTACGGGATGGCCAGGAACAACCCCAAACGCTTCAAGGGGTTCATCTCCATCCTGGCCCACAACGAGCACTTCCTCGAGTACCGGGCGATCGTGCGCGAGGAGATCGCCGCCCAGCTGGCCCAGCTGCCCCCCGAACCCGCCGGCGCCACCAGCCCGTCACCCGTGCCCGAACTGATCTCTGCCTGAGGTCGGCGGCGGACCCCGCGCTCGCGGCGGGGCAGGTCAGTCCTGGATGTAGTCCAGACCGTTCACCAGGCACCACTCCGCCTTCTGCAGTTCACGCCCCAGGTACAGGGCGTGGTCGAAGCGGCTCACCGGCAGGGGCAGAGGCCCTTCGGTGAGGGCGATGCCGAGCTGCTTGGCGGTGCAGCCCCGGTACACCGCCAGGGGCTGGCGCGGCTCTCCTCCCCGGCAGCTGAGCACCTCTCCGGTTTCGGGATCGGTGGCCAGGCCGCGCTCGTCGATGCCGTTGCCGTAGTGCTCGGCCACGAGCTCACCGGCCTCGCGATCGAGCTTGATCAGGAAATAGCCCGCTGGATCGAGGTCGATGCAGCGGCGCGACAGCTCCGCGTCCAGCTGCTCACGGGTCGGCGGCGGCGCGGTGGGCCTGGGCGGGGACGATGGAGCCTGGGACATGGGGGGGATCGTAGTCAGCCGTGAACGGCAGCTCGGCGTTGATGGCCTCGATCTCGCGCGCCGTCTCGGCATTCGCCCGCGGCAACCACTCGCGCAGGATGGCATCGAAGCGGGCATCACTCCAGCGGTGCAGGCTGATGCGGGGCTGGGCCACAAAACCGCGCCGGCGCTTGTGGCTGCCCCCGGCGCCGGGGTCGAAGTGGCGGACTCCGGCGGCGATGGCCCATTCGATCGGTGCGTAGTAGCACACCTCGAAGTGCAGGCAGTCGATGGCGACGTCGCTGCCCCAGTAGCGGCCCCACAGATGATCTCCACCGCGGGCGCAGAGCGACATGGCCACCGGCTGGCAGGGATCGCCGCGGTGGGCGCTGAACAGCACCAGGTGGCGCCGCAGGGCGGGATCCTGCGCCAGGGCGGAGAAGAAGTCTTCGGTGAGGTACTTGCTCCCCCAGGGACCCCAGCGGGCGCAGTGCTGGGCATAGAACCCGTGCATCCGCTCCACCATCGCGGCGGGGATCCCCTCCCCCTCCAGCGGGGTCACCTGCAGCCCGGCCGCCTGCACCGCCTTGCGCTCCCGCTTGATGTTGCGGCGCTGATTGGCGTTGAAACTGGCGAGATACCCATTGAAATCGCGGTGGCCGGGATTGCTCCACTGGCTCTGCTGGTTCACCCAGGCGGCGCAGCCGGCAGCCTCGGCCAGCGGCCGCCAGGTGGGGTCCACGTAGAGGAAGTTGCAGCTGAGGATGCCGTGCTCCCGGCAGAAGGCGTCGATCAGCTCCAGCAGCAGGGCCGTGAGATCGGCCGCCGGCTCCCCCGGGGCGATCAGGAAGCGGTAGCCCTCCACGGGGCTGACCGGACTCATGCCCACCAGCTTGGGGTAGTAGCGCAGCCCCAGCTGGCCGGCGAGCTGGGCGAAGCTCTGGTCGAACACGAACTCGCCGTAGCTGTGCCCCTTGAGGTACAGGGGCGCCACGGCCACGGGGATGGCGCCGCGCCAGAGGGCCAGATGGCAGCCCTGCCAGCCTTCCCGCGGCGCCACGCTGCCGCTCTGCTCGAGCTGCCGCAGCCAGCGCCAGCGGTAGAAGGGGAGATCACAGGCCAGCAGGCTGTCCCAGGCCTCTTCGGGGATCTCCGCCAGGGAACGGTGCCAGCGGGCGCGCAGCTCAACCAAGGCGGGGTGCCTCCGGGGCGGGCAAGCTAACCAGCGGCTGGGCCCGGAGGCGGCAGGCCCGCCGAGAACACCGGCTCGCGGCGGAAGTGCAGCAGGCACTCGCCGCCCTCGAGCGGCCGGCAGCTCTGGAGATGCCAGGGCGCCTGCCGCAGGGCTCCGGCCAGGGGCTGGGGCTGCGGCAGCCGGGTCGCCGCGGGCAGCCACAGATGCTCCCCCCCCAGCAGCAGGGGGCAGAGGGTGAGCTGCAGCTCATCCACCAGGCCGGCCTCCAGCAGGGAAGCCGCCAGGGCCGCTCCCCCCAGCAGCACCAACCGGTCCAGCCCCTGCGCCGCCAGCGCGGCCAGCAGCTCCGGCCAGGGGGCCAGGGGCAGGTGCCGGTGAAACCCGCTGAGCCCGGCGGCCGATGCAGGCCCCAGCAACCAGCGCTGCAGCGGCTGCGACCAGAAGGGCAGCGTGGCGGGGAAGCGGCCGGAGCGGCTGGCCACCACGGCCACCGGCTGGGGCGGACGTCCGGCACGGCGCCGATCCTCCAGCAGATCAGCGTGGTGGATCAGACAGGTGCTGCCGTGCAGCCGCAGGGTCTCGGCGCCGAGCAGGCAGGCGTCGGCCCAGGCCAGGGCCTCCTCCAGGGCCCGGCGGTCAGCGGCCCCGCCGAGCTGGGCAGGCCCGCCCCCGGGAGGGGCGAGCCGCCCATCCAGGCTCACCGCCAGGACGAGGCGCAGCGTGGTGGGCAAGGCGGTGGCGGCAGGGGGCAGGCGC
This portion of the Cyanobium sp. NIES-981 genome encodes:
- a CDS encoding DUF3120 domain-containing protein produces the protein MAPPLGAQPRVLVVSSALLVTLPVFLQAPWVRLSPASATVFTAVLVAVGVVLADSPEPQRQRLGSLLVGFAGSWLAGSLFWGWARLHPLWHLPIEAFALPLALAGLGGRWRLGCGFYLGSLLGTAATDAAIAATGLMPFWPQALAAAPGQAGRILQGAGLRVLEPSSLLVVAGAAALLLLLSRWLWQRGEVGRVASAALSTTLAVDGIFLLAALLAPRLSGLI
- a CDS encoding cytochrome B6; translated protein: MGAAIYLGLVGGGLVAAFVASVVLRGVKLI
- the psbU gene encoding photosystem II complex extrinsic protein PsbU, which encodes MKRLVAWLMNGLVLAGLLATLLLPPAASAEQLRNLADDKIAERGDKVDLNNSSVRRFQSYPGMYPTLAGKIVLGGPYENVDDVLNLDLTDRQKELFNKYKDNFTVTPPAIALNEGFDRINDGQYR
- a CDS encoding DUF4346 domain-containing protein, whose translation is MSQAPSSPPRPTAPPPTREQLDAELSRRCIDLDPAGYFLIKLDREAGELVAEHYGNGIDERGLATDPETGEVLSCRGGEPRQPLAVYRGCTAKQLGIALTEGPLPLPVSRFDHALYLGRELQKAEWCLVNGLDYIQD
- the rimO gene encoding 30S ribosomal protein S12 methylthiotransferase RimO; the protein is MSSPRQSGSPRKTIAFAHLGCEKNRVDTEHMLGLLAEAGYGVSADEGEASVVVVNTCSFIQDAREESVRTLVELAEQGKELIIAGCLAQHFQEELLESLPEAKAIVGTGDYQHIVSVLEKVEAGERVNQVSATPTFVGDEHLPRYRTTSEAVAYLKVAEGCDYRCAFCIIPRLRGDQRSRPIESIVAEARQLAAQGVKELVLISQITTNYGLDLYGKPQLAELLRALAEVEIPWIRVHYAYPTGLTSEVLAAYREVPNVVPYLDLPLQHSHPDVLRAMNRPWQANVTGGLLQRIREQLPDAVLRTTFIVGFPGETEEHFQHLLDFVAEQRFDHVGVFTFSPEDGTPAADLPDAVAPEVAASRKDRLMALQQPIAAARNQAWVGRIVDVLIEQENPATGEMLGRCSRFAPEVDGEVRVNPGPGGLCAAPGTMVPVRLTAADTYDLIGEVVGAGAMVHEAQAARSLRSA
- a CDS encoding B12-binding domain-containing radical SAM protein; the protein is MRTLLIYPEFPRTFWSYEKILELVNRKVLLPPLGMVTVAALLPQSWPMKLVDRNVREVTEAEWDWAELVVMSGMIVQKADMAAQIARAKQRGLPVAVGGPFASSTPDAPELDLADFKVLDEGEITLPLFIEALERGERQGRFNSGGEKPDVTGTPIPRFDLLEMDAYSEMSVQFSRGCPFQCEFCDIIVLYGRKPRTKEPDQLIAELQRLYDLGWRRSVFLVDDNFIGNKRNVKRLLPALKQWQIEHGYPFSFATEASVDLAADDELMQMMVECRFESVFLGIETPDEASLEVAGKRQNTRSSLEDSVNRITSYGLRVMAGFIIGFDGEKQGAGDRIVEFVTRTGIPHAMMGMLQALPNTALWHRLEREGRLIQDSAAAKGVNQTNLLNFVPTRPIRDIANEYVEAFSRLYEPHAYIDRVYNYFLKLPPQKYKEFLVEQKPEKGGINEGVNWVDLRALAIIVWRQGFRRSTRWRFWRALYGMARNNPKRFKGFISILAHNEHFLEYRAIVREEIAAQLAQLPPEPAGATSPSPVPELISA
- a CDS encoding vitamin K epoxide reductase family protein; protein product: MTSSRLSERLSSSRRRGDPGQRWVRVVLSVLATIGVIDTGTITLKRWGMLGPLVCPGGAEGCDKVLNSAWGSLFGQPLSLFGCLAYLAMLLMAVLPLVLKGDLRDRLGSLSWWGMLLTSTGMAVFSVLLMGVMVFKIQAFCFFCVLSAVLSVALLVFTLIGGDWQDRGQLLFRLILVALVVGLVGLGWATAVDRPALVTGPGTPPAVVSESTPQTLALAEHLTRTGAVMYSAYWCPHCHEQKELFGKEATDKLKVIECAPDGRNSQKALCDSKAIQGFPTWEINGKLDSGVKPLERLAELSGFKPEGP
- a CDS encoding TIGR03279 family radical SAM protein, which encodes MWKEPSAGIALAAPDGQPLRLPQPAVVASVEPGSIGAELGFEPGDRLLSINGRRPRDLIDLQFLVGEEDLVLEVEDSGGALHTVELEKDLDEGLGLAFTEALFDGLRQCNNACPFCFIDQQPPGRRRSLYLKDDDYRLSFLYGSYLTLTNLTAADWQRIEEQRLSPLFVSVHATDPELRSRLLVNPRAGQLLEQLRWFDARDLQIHAQVVVCPGLNDGAALERTLTDLAGFGGGPWPAVLSAAVVPVGLTRFRPDGDALRPVDRACARRVVAQVEALQERFRADLGSRFAWLSDEWYLVAGLPLPPRGQYEDLPQQENGVGSIRAFLEELDRATTSLPERLDPPRRRSWVVGRLVAEALEPVVERLNAVEGLELVLHGLPSPYWGQEHVVTGLLTGSDLLHGLRGQDLGEALLLPAVMLRQGEPVFLDDMTLEQLQSALPVPVALLGSAADLVTLCVGTPDRDP
- the nadB gene encoding L-aspartate oxidase, with translation MAHSDWDVVVVGGGAAGLMACLELPAQLKVLLLNKERTPRSASRWAQGGIAAVTHPDDSFASHRDDTLAAGDGLCDRPAVDLLVHEAPRCVERLLELGMAFDRSGQSLSTTLEAAHSHRRVLHAQDRTGGALVDALEREVRCRPGLEQRQGVVALQLWVEAGRCRGLQVLEQGCIHWLAARAVVLATGGGGHLFAHTTNPVQSSGDGLAMAWQAGAQVRDLEFVQFHPTALMLPGAPHFLISEAVRGEGARLIDAHGTSPVAELAGGDLAPRDQVSRALARRMQEQGVDHLWLDLRPIGAEHLQRQFPTILGRCRELGLEPTAAPLPVAPAAHYWMGGVRTDLKAGTTVPGLYAVGELACTGVHGANRLASNSLMECLVFARQLRHIQLESGAPPGCDGPGSGSPQPATAAQEPIPPGPTTLELKARIRNLRELCWQVAGVERRGHALAAALPQLRRERRELEADPCWQEVSHLPKAGRLSVRPAALPALRLLQELHQRLVLAELLIEAALFRVESRGGHFRTDAPAHQPFWQVHSCQTHGAGISTAAVLPAGARAGS
- a CDS encoding undecaprenyl-diphosphate phosphatase, giving the protein MQSAGVIGDPGLWEACWRALILGVVQGLTEFLPISSTAHLKVVPVLLGWGDPGVAVTAVIQLGSIAAVVAYFRRDLASVFRGVARACRHGRWSDPAARLGVAIALGTVPIVVAGLAIKLWVPDYDNSPLRSLTAIAIVSMVMALLLALAEVLGHRRRELPAVRPWDGVVVGLAQMLALVPGVSRSGSTLTAALFDGWERADAARFSFLLGIPAITLAGVAQLKDALAAPSGGGVIPMLVGIASAAVVSWAAIAWLLRYLQRHSTWVFVAYRLIFGMAILGWLRATVVP